The Deltaproteobacteria bacterium CG11_big_fil_rev_8_21_14_0_20_49_13 genome includes a region encoding these proteins:
- the rpmB gene encoding 50S ribosomal protein L28, producing MSRSCEICGKGTLVGNNVSHSNNRTKKRLFPNLQTQKVILKGRVKRINVCTRCIRSGAIQKAA from the coding sequence ATGTCACGTTCATGCGAAATTTGCGGTAAAGGGACATTAGTCGGAAACAACGTTTCACATTCGAATAACCGCACCAAAAAACGTTTATTTCCCAACCTTCAGACGCAAAAGGTGATACTAAAAGGCCGTGTAAAAAGGATCAACGTCTGCACCCGTTGCATTCGTTCGGGCGCAATTCAAAAAGCGGCCTAA